In Marinobacter sp. es.048, the following proteins share a genomic window:
- a CDS encoding tetratricopeptide repeat protein — MKPVSALRATLLIVAISLSLAGCSEEEQEMTPEDIQYLSHMDQSRFFQRQGELKASTLEARSAIELRPDRVEPYLVIINNLLTAGDAQNAERMLDQLLSDIGEESISQQNANDAALIRAEARLMQREYEEALSALNGIEDPDRVQQLEGALLRGEIHLAAGRIDQAAEAYSSAQSIDPNAVRPLIGLASAAYRQNKPGEADEYIAQAEELDPDHVELWLLKGSIAQDRQNWPEAEQALINALETIGQYDVMTYQKFESMSALVNVLREQGKSSEAFVYEEILAKSAPGTMMSNLNAAQEAFNNGELDNAARYLEEVLTQAPGHQQASLMLGLIRFRQGQAEEAEALLAPVADMGNSDQARKLLAATRLQLRNPEGAREVLANLDNQDSDPETLALVGIASLISGDTESGEQFIQKSLELAPDNNSLRLRYATYLVRTGEIARAIEQANRVLENDPESEQARLLIVQAHVSSDNSDAAIAAASDWVEAQPKSPAALVTRGNVAANAENIDEAKQYYQRAVEADTENPTGLNALGNLAQLLGETEQAKDYYRRAIEVAPDNRQALQGITSVMPREELTALMERIQAQKPDAYGPRLILLESALINNNTQLADELTANLLEREDESRPAPAESVVASIYHGIATQMAQRNQLQQASDVLRRGRILFPENEEIGIQAAAIQFTEGNTKEARDILRDVKQQHPESAAPFLVEARYFERQGEYKEAAELYQLGLELEQSAELEVAHARALVQSGQRTQAVEALENARQEFSRNPQILMNLAMLHQENDAPEKAIPPYEELLEVTPRNVVALNNLAWIYHQKGDARAIELAKKAFELAPDNAAIADTYGWILLQGGQTEESLPVLEKAHELQPDSEEIAMHLAEAYRANGRDADAKRVLEKFGSQG, encoded by the coding sequence ATGAAACCAGTTTCAGCATTACGTGCCACCCTCCTTATAGTTGCCATTTCTCTCTCTCTCGCAGGTTGCAGCGAAGAGGAACAAGAAATGACCCCGGAGGACATCCAGTATCTTAGTCATATGGATCAGTCCCGGTTTTTCCAGCGCCAGGGGGAGTTGAAGGCCAGTACTCTCGAGGCCCGCAGTGCGATTGAACTGCGACCGGACCGAGTAGAGCCATATCTTGTCATCATTAACAATCTTCTTACCGCGGGCGATGCCCAGAATGCGGAACGCATGCTTGATCAGTTACTTTCGGATATTGGCGAAGAGTCCATCAGCCAACAGAATGCCAACGATGCGGCGCTGATTCGTGCGGAAGCCCGCCTGATGCAACGCGAGTACGAGGAGGCGCTGTCTGCCCTTAATGGGATTGAAGACCCGGACCGCGTTCAACAGCTGGAAGGTGCATTGCTCAGGGGGGAGATTCACCTGGCGGCAGGCCGCATTGATCAGGCCGCAGAAGCGTATTCCTCTGCACAGAGCATTGACCCTAATGCAGTCCGGCCATTAATCGGTCTGGCAAGCGCGGCATACCGTCAGAACAAACCAGGTGAAGCGGATGAATACATTGCTCAAGCCGAAGAACTTGATCCGGACCACGTCGAACTGTGGCTCCTCAAGGGCAGCATTGCACAAGACAGACAGAATTGGCCAGAAGCTGAACAGGCATTGATAAATGCGCTGGAGACCATCGGCCAGTACGACGTTATGACCTACCAGAAGTTTGAAAGCATGTCGGCCTTGGTTAACGTCTTGCGGGAACAGGGCAAATCGTCGGAGGCCTTTGTTTACGAGGAGATTCTTGCCAAGTCAGCGCCGGGAACAATGATGAGCAACCTGAACGCTGCCCAGGAGGCCTTCAACAACGGCGAACTGGATAATGCCGCCCGCTACCTTGAGGAAGTCCTGACGCAGGCACCGGGCCACCAACAGGCCTCACTGATGTTGGGATTAATCCGCTTTCGCCAGGGCCAGGCCGAAGAAGCTGAAGCCCTCCTCGCGCCGGTTGCCGATATGGGCAATTCCGATCAGGCGCGGAAGCTCCTCGCCGCTACCCGCCTGCAATTGCGCAACCCGGAGGGGGCGCGGGAAGTTCTCGCCAATTTGGATAATCAGGATTCAGACCCGGAAACCCTAGCGCTCGTCGGTATTGCGTCACTGATCAGCGGAGATACCGAAAGCGGTGAACAGTTCATCCAGAAATCCCTGGAACTTGCGCCTGACAACAACAGTCTTCGGCTGAGGTATGCGACCTATCTGGTACGCACCGGTGAGATCGCCCGTGCTATCGAACAGGCTAACCGGGTACTGGAGAACGATCCCGAATCAGAACAGGCAAGATTGCTGATAGTCCAAGCGCACGTGTCCTCGGATAACAGCGATGCGGCAATCGCTGCGGCGTCCGATTGGGTGGAGGCGCAACCGAAAAGTCCGGCCGCCCTGGTGACCCGGGGCAATGTTGCCGCCAACGCCGAGAATATCGATGAGGCAAAGCAGTATTATCAGAGAGCGGTAGAAGCGGATACTGAAAACCCCACTGGTCTTAATGCTCTCGGCAATCTCGCACAGCTGCTCGGAGAAACGGAGCAGGCAAAAGACTACTACCGGCGCGCCATTGAGGTCGCTCCCGACAACCGCCAGGCACTTCAGGGAATCACTTCAGTAATGCCACGTGAGGAGCTGACCGCACTCATGGAGCGCATCCAGGCGCAAAAACCGGACGCTTATGGTCCCAGGCTGATATTGCTCGAATCGGCGCTGATCAACAACAACACACAACTGGCCGATGAACTGACGGCAAACCTGCTAGAGCGTGAGGACGAATCACGCCCTGCCCCGGCTGAATCAGTGGTTGCCTCCATATATCACGGCATTGCCACTCAGATGGCCCAGCGGAACCAATTGCAGCAGGCATCTGATGTGTTGCGCCGCGGGCGCATACTTTTTCCAGAGAACGAGGAGATCGGTATTCAGGCCGCCGCCATCCAGTTCACGGAAGGCAATACCAAGGAGGCCCGGGACATCCTGAGAGACGTCAAGCAACAACATCCCGAGTCCGCAGCCCCCTTCCTCGTAGAAGCCCGTTATTTTGAGAGACAGGGCGAGTACAAGGAGGCGGCCGAGCTTTACCAGCTTGGCCTTGAGCTGGAACAATCCGCCGAACTGGAAGTTGCCCATGCCCGAGCGCTCGTCCAATCCGGGCAGCGCACCCAGGCTGTTGAAGCACTCGAAAACGCACGCCAGGAGTTCTCTCGCAACCCTCAGATTCTGATGAATCTGGCGATGCTTCACCAGGAAAATGACGCACCTGAGAAAGCGATACCACCCTATGAAGAACTGCTTGAGGTAACTCCTCGTAACGTGGTCGCTCTTAACAACCTGGCGTGGATCTATCACCAGAAAGGGGATGCCCGAGCCATTGAACTGGCCAAAAAAGCATTCGAACTTGCCCCCGATAACGCGGCTATTGCCGACACCTATGGCTGGATTCTGTTACAGGGCGGGCAGACAGAGGAAAGCCTCCCGGTTCTGGAAAAAGCCCACGAACTGCAACCTGATTCTGAGGAAATCGCCATGCATTTGGCAGAGGCCTATCGCGCCAACGGTCGCGATGCGGATGCAAAACGAGTATTGGAGAAGTTTGGTAGCCAAGGCTGA
- the prsR gene encoding PEP-CTERM-box response regulator transcription factor, with product MTRRLLIVEDDPGLQSQMRWCFSEDLDVSVASDRESALACLRREEPEVVTLDLGLPPDPGGATEGFRLLEDILQLAPMTKVIVVTGREDKENAVKAIGMGASDFYQKPLDADILTFVVNRAFRLAELEHENRELAQSGNGTSIKGIVAASPQMLAVCRTLEKVAPIDVTTLITGETGTGKELLARALHDLSPRSSKPFAAINCAAIPENLLESELFGFEKGSFTGATQSKKGKIESANGGTLFLDEIGDMPMALQAKLLRFLQERVIDRVGSVNAISVDVRVVCATHRDVRQLIDSEDFREDLYYRISEITLDVPALREREGDALVIAQSLLKSLGKQMDRPNLSFSEDAINAINNYAWPGNVREMINKVKRAIIMADSKRVTAEDLELDGGQQSQDQQLNLRQVRENAERAAILQALQSCNFNMAQASRLLGITRPTLYNLTDKYRIQTSSESPSA from the coding sequence GTGACCAGACGACTATTAATCGTAGAAGATGATCCCGGCCTTCAAAGCCAGATGCGCTGGTGTTTCAGTGAAGACCTTGATGTGTCAGTAGCATCAGATCGGGAATCTGCTTTGGCCTGTCTGCGACGAGAAGAGCCTGAGGTGGTAACACTGGATCTCGGGCTCCCTCCAGACCCAGGTGGGGCAACTGAAGGTTTCAGACTGCTTGAAGACATTCTCCAACTGGCACCGATGACAAAGGTTATCGTTGTTACTGGTCGTGAAGACAAAGAAAATGCCGTGAAAGCAATCGGCATGGGGGCGTCCGACTTTTACCAGAAACCACTGGATGCGGATATTCTTACTTTTGTGGTTAACCGCGCCTTCCGGTTGGCAGAGCTTGAACATGAAAATCGGGAGCTCGCTCAATCAGGCAACGGAACCAGTATCAAGGGCATCGTAGCTGCCAGCCCACAGATGCTGGCTGTCTGCCGCACACTGGAAAAAGTCGCCCCCATTGACGTCACCACCCTGATCACCGGAGAAACCGGTACTGGCAAGGAACTCCTGGCACGGGCTCTTCACGACCTCAGCCCGCGCTCAAGTAAACCTTTTGCGGCCATCAATTGCGCCGCTATTCCCGAGAACCTACTGGAGAGCGAGCTGTTCGGCTTCGAAAAAGGTTCATTCACCGGAGCCACGCAATCCAAGAAAGGGAAGATTGAAAGCGCCAACGGTGGCACCCTGTTTCTGGATGAAATTGGCGACATGCCCATGGCGCTCCAGGCCAAACTTCTGCGTTTCCTGCAAGAGCGGGTAATCGACCGTGTGGGCTCAGTAAACGCCATCTCTGTCGATGTTCGCGTGGTCTGCGCAACCCACAGAGATGTAAGGCAACTGATTGACAGCGAGGACTTCAGGGAAGACCTGTACTACCGGATCAGCGAAATCACCTTGGACGTGCCCGCACTTCGGGAACGTGAGGGTGACGCCCTGGTTATCGCTCAATCCCTCCTGAAATCGCTAGGGAAGCAAATGGACCGCCCCAACCTTTCCTTTAGTGAAGATGCCATCAACGCCATTAACAATTACGCATGGCCGGGCAACGTTCGAGAGATGATCAACAAGGTAAAGCGAGCCATCATTATGGCGGACAGTAAGCGGGTGACCGCCGAAGATCTTGAGCTCGACGGGGGTCAACAAAGCCAGGACCAGCAGCTCAACCTGAGGCAAGTGCGGGAAAACGCCGAACGGGCAGCCATTTTACAGGCGCTCCAGTCCTGTAATTTCAATATGGCCCAGGCCTCCCGCCTGCTGGGCATTACCCGGCCAACCCTATACAACTTGACCGATAAATACCGGATACAAACTTCATCTGAATCACCAAGTGCCTGA
- the prsK gene encoding XrtA/PEP-CTERM system histidine kinase PrsK translates to MFRDLGVISHGAAAICFALLAIVVGTRYLRRNVDRALFLATIISFLWAAALVTQSLFGQPDFLIRYLLELLRDASWLLLLFAILRDSFKSSGISNRVRSMIAVAACVLIIGLMVFALLEYVLGLELFSGKAKILGQIGLSLLGLSVIEQIWRNSTGLGRSSMKYLCIGVITIFAFDFFMYTDALLFGQISDSFWNARGFINAALVPLFAVNVINTRKQPIEFQLSRTAFFHASTLVFAGGYLLFLAMGGYYVRALGGSWGEALQVLFLTISLVFLATLLLSRRIRARLMVLISQNFFDYKYDYREEWLKMTRELADLSNDPPLPERVIRILAGLVESNGGAIWLKGERDAYILKASINLSTPKHTIIDHDAELVRFFSDREWIVDLHEYRADPVSYNLLDIPDAIAKTPDAWLIIPLYLGNDLYGMALVGNPYTRVELNWENFDLIKVVARQTCNLLAQADAQNRLSRAMQFEAVSKASAFMVHDLKTVIAQLSLLVKNAPKHRNNPAFIDDMINTTDHAVRKMSSLVDHIRRPGSDDEDQLKLLNLTGIVRELIEHHHHQKPAPHLEGDTPDATIKADVEQLRSVLGHLIQNAQDATPNDGEISITLKIAKGNVVLFIQDTGTGMTKEFISSQLFKPFESTKGLTGMGIGAYQAREYIRKIGGNIDVTSEPGIGSCFSVRIPLATEKNTAQDITAIKPVSSTPDPMQSAN, encoded by the coding sequence ATGTTCAGGGACTTGGGCGTTATAAGCCACGGAGCAGCTGCTATCTGCTTTGCACTGCTGGCGATCGTCGTTGGTACTCGCTATTTGCGCCGCAACGTCGACCGCGCGCTCTTTCTTGCAACTATTATTTCCTTCCTATGGGCCGCGGCGCTGGTTACTCAAAGCCTCTTCGGTCAACCCGATTTCCTGATCCGTTACCTTCTCGAACTCCTCCGGGATGCCTCCTGGTTGCTGCTGCTGTTCGCAATCCTGAGGGACTCCTTCAAATCTTCAGGAATAAGCAACCGTGTGCGCTCAATGATCGCGGTGGCCGCTTGTGTTCTCATCATTGGCTTGATGGTATTCGCGTTACTCGAGTATGTGCTTGGTCTGGAGTTATTCAGTGGCAAAGCCAAGATTCTCGGCCAGATCGGGCTCTCTCTTCTTGGCCTCTCCGTTATCGAGCAAATCTGGCGAAACTCCACGGGTCTCGGCCGCTCCAGTATGAAATACCTGTGCATCGGGGTGATCACCATCTTTGCATTTGATTTCTTCATGTATACCGATGCCCTGCTCTTTGGCCAGATCTCAGACTCCTTCTGGAATGCCCGCGGCTTCATAAATGCCGCTCTGGTACCCCTGTTCGCGGTAAACGTGATCAATACCCGCAAGCAGCCCATTGAATTTCAACTCTCACGAACCGCCTTTTTTCATGCCAGCACCCTGGTATTTGCGGGCGGTTACCTGCTGTTCCTGGCAATGGGCGGGTATTATGTTCGCGCCCTCGGCGGCAGCTGGGGCGAAGCACTGCAAGTCCTTTTCCTGACCATCTCTCTCGTGTTCCTTGCGACACTGCTCCTCTCGAGGCGCATCAGAGCCAGACTCATGGTTCTGATCAGTCAGAACTTCTTCGACTACAAGTACGATTATCGAGAGGAATGGCTGAAAATGACCCGGGAGCTGGCCGACCTGAGCAACGATCCCCCGCTGCCAGAACGGGTAATCCGTATTCTCGCAGGCCTGGTTGAAAGTAACGGAGGAGCAATCTGGCTAAAAGGCGAAAGGGACGCCTACATTCTGAAGGCATCTATCAATCTGTCCACGCCCAAACACACAATAATTGACCATGATGCGGAACTCGTGCGTTTTTTCTCAGACCGCGAATGGATCGTTGACTTGCACGAATACCGCGCAGATCCGGTCAGCTACAACCTGCTTGATATACCGGATGCCATCGCGAAAACCCCGGATGCATGGCTGATCATTCCGCTCTACCTGGGCAACGATCTGTATGGCATGGCCCTGGTTGGCAATCCTTACACCAGGGTCGAGCTGAACTGGGAGAACTTCGATCTGATCAAAGTTGTTGCTCGCCAGACCTGCAACCTGCTGGCCCAGGCCGATGCCCAGAACCGGCTTTCCCGAGCCATGCAGTTTGAGGCAGTAAGTAAAGCCTCAGCCTTTATGGTCCACGATCTCAAAACGGTGATTGCCCAGTTATCACTTCTCGTGAAGAACGCCCCCAAGCATCGAAATAACCCGGCTTTCATCGACGACATGATCAACACAACAGACCATGCAGTTCGCAAAATGTCGAGCCTGGTGGACCATATCCGAAGACCGGGTAGCGATGATGAAGACCAGCTTAAATTGCTGAACCTGACAGGCATTGTCAGAGAGCTCATCGAACACCATCATCATCAGAAACCTGCTCCACACCTTGAAGGCGATACTCCCGATGCCACGATAAAAGCCGATGTGGAACAACTTCGTAGCGTACTTGGCCACCTGATCCAGAATGCCCAGGACGCTACCCCGAACGATGGGGAAATATCGATTACGCTGAAAATCGCCAAAGGTAACGTGGTGTTGTTCATCCAGGATACGGGGACAGGCATGACCAAAGAGTTCATCTCCAGCCAGCTGTTCAAGCCGTTCGAGAGCACCAAAGGGCTCACCGGTATGGGAATTGGTGCCTACCAGGCTCGGGAATATATCCGGAAAATCGGAGGCAATATTGATGTAACCAGTGAGCCGGGTATCGGCTCCTGTTTTTCGGTGAGGATCCCCTTGGCCACAGAGAAAAACACGGCCCAGGATATTACGGCAATAAAACCGGTTTCCAGCACACCGGATCCGATGCAGAGCGCCAATTAA
- a CDS encoding PEP-CTERM sorting domain-containing protein codes for MNNRKMLKAWSAGILLSTASTFASATPVTMDLDYTGFPEGYQGGTITNDGNATNVRAGMFRFSVSNLQGTSPFPLSADDVIDAFCVDIDTYLDTTNTISYSLEDAGTYFGDANKVDQIGRLYTGFESLVSGADRSAAFQLALWEIINEDAGSLDLSNGSFSSSAFDSARGIGEGWLGSLNGFENNYQLYVLSSELLESNGGLEKKSQDLLVFSPKPPVKVPEPGTLALLALGIFGLVLRKKAGPKKN; via the coding sequence ATGAATAACAGGAAGATGTTGAAAGCTTGGTCTGCGGGTATTTTGTTGTCTACGGCGTCAACGTTTGCTAGTGCAACGCCGGTCACAATGGATCTTGATTACACTGGTTTCCCGGAAGGCTACCAGGGCGGGACAATTACAAACGATGGTAACGCAACAAATGTTCGTGCCGGTATGTTCCGTTTCTCGGTGAGTAATTTGCAGGGGACCTCACCGTTCCCGTTGTCGGCCGATGATGTTATTGATGCGTTTTGTGTCGATATCGATACGTACCTTGATACTACGAACACCATTTCCTACTCGCTGGAAGACGCAGGTACTTACTTCGGCGATGCGAATAAAGTGGATCAGATTGGGCGGCTTTATACTGGCTTCGAGTCTTTGGTGAGCGGAGCTGATCGGTCAGCCGCTTTTCAGCTGGCGCTTTGGGAAATCATCAATGAAGATGCGGGCTCTCTGGATCTTTCGAATGGATCGTTTTCCTCCAGCGCATTCGACTCCGCTCGTGGTATCGGCGAAGGCTGGCTTGGGTCTTTGAATGGTTTTGAGAATAATTATCAGCTTTATGTCCTCTCCTCGGAGCTGTTGGAGTCTAATGGAGGTTTGGAAAAGAAATCGCAGGATCTGCTCGTCTTTTCGCCAAAACCGCCGGTTAAAGTCCCTGAGCCGGGAACCCTCGCTTTGTTGGCCCTTGGAATCTTTGGACTTGTGCTGAGAAAGAAGGCCGGTCCTAAAAAGAACTGA
- a CDS encoding SDR family oxidoreductase: MTEQRRPHILITGAAGALAQQVIEQLRDTCDLVAVDFREQVYLGDDIPSYCIDFNKRVFEDLFRRYQFDGVIHMGRIMSSQLTRMRRYNANVLGTQKLLDLSHKYGIKRVVVLSTFHVYGAVAYNPALIDEAAPLKSAGLSADLIDSVELENLANIYLWRYPELNITILRPCNIVGPGVRNTISTLLASERAPVLAGFSPMMQFIHIDDMADAIVLAYSKPIRGVYNVAPQDWVAYQHALKLCGCKRIPVPSIPPMVPKMILGTLKLKSFPSYLMAFFKYPVVIDGRAFVNEFGFEPKRPLKEIFRFYRENKRPV; the protein is encoded by the coding sequence ATGACCGAACAACGCAGACCCCACATTCTGATCACCGGTGCCGCCGGCGCCCTCGCCCAACAGGTCATCGAACAGCTAAGGGATACCTGCGACCTGGTCGCCGTGGATTTCCGAGAACAGGTGTACCTGGGCGACGACATCCCCAGCTACTGCATTGATTTCAACAAGCGGGTATTCGAAGACCTGTTCCGGCGCTACCAGTTTGATGGCGTAATCCATATGGGCCGGATCATGTCCAGCCAGCTCACCCGCATGCGGCGCTACAATGCCAATGTGCTTGGCACCCAGAAACTGCTGGACCTGAGCCATAAATACGGCATCAAGCGAGTGGTCGTGCTTTCAACGTTCCACGTGTACGGAGCGGTGGCCTACAACCCAGCACTTATCGACGAAGCCGCACCGCTGAAGAGCGCCGGGCTCAGTGCCGACCTGATCGACTCCGTGGAACTCGAGAACCTCGCCAACATCTACCTGTGGCGCTACCCGGAACTGAACATCACCATCCTGCGCCCCTGCAACATCGTGGGGCCGGGCGTGCGCAACACCATCAGCACCCTGCTGGCCAGCGAGCGGGCGCCGGTGCTGGCCGGCTTTTCACCGATGATGCAATTTATCCATATCGATGACATGGCCGATGCCATCGTCCTGGCCTATAGCAAGCCGATACGGGGCGTGTACAACGTGGCGCCGCAAGACTGGGTCGCCTATCAACACGCCCTGAAACTCTGTGGCTGCAAGCGGATTCCCGTGCCTTCCATTCCACCGATGGTTCCGAAGATGATACTGGGCACCTTGAAGCTCAAGAGTTTTCCTTCATACCTGATGGCGTTCTTCAAGTATCCGGTGGTGATTGACGGGCGGGCGTTTGTTAACGAATTCGGTTTTGAGCCCAAGCGGCCACTGAAGGAGATTTTCCGGTTCTATCGGGAGAATAAGAGGCCGGTTTAG
- a CDS encoding lysophospholipid acyltransferase family protein translates to MSLASFLKTRLVPAELEEHINRIRKPIGSLGYDPWGYNNEAMKYGLSLTKQIYEKYFRVQAHGVENIPADGPVLIIANHSGQLPIDGLLIGYALASREKDARIPRAMIERFFPTVPWLGNLLNEVGAVLGDPVNCAKMLANNEAVIVFPEGIRGSGKLYHDRYQLKRFGNGFMHLAMKYKAPIVPVGVVGCEETIPAIANIKPLAKALGIPYAPVAMPVVLPAKVHLNFGAPMYFDDLEIPEEQVTERVEMVKAEISRLIDKGLSERKRLF, encoded by the coding sequence ATGAGCCTGGCATCGTTTCTCAAAACCCGACTGGTTCCCGCGGAACTGGAGGAGCATATCAACCGCATCCGCAAACCCATCGGGAGCCTGGGCTACGACCCCTGGGGCTACAATAACGAAGCCATGAAATACGGGCTTTCGCTCACCAAACAGATTTACGAGAAGTATTTCCGGGTGCAGGCCCACGGCGTCGAAAACATTCCCGCGGATGGGCCGGTGCTGATCATCGCCAACCACAGCGGGCAGCTGCCCATCGACGGCCTGCTGATCGGCTATGCCCTCGCCTCCCGGGAAAAAGATGCCCGGATTCCAAGGGCAATGATTGAACGCTTTTTTCCGACCGTGCCCTGGCTGGGAAACTTGTTGAATGAAGTGGGCGCTGTGCTCGGCGACCCGGTGAACTGCGCCAAGATGCTCGCGAATAACGAAGCCGTCATCGTGTTCCCTGAAGGCATCCGCGGTTCCGGCAAGCTCTACCACGATCGCTACCAGCTTAAACGGTTTGGCAATGGCTTCATGCACCTGGCCATGAAGTACAAGGCACCGATCGTGCCCGTGGGTGTGGTGGGCTGTGAGGAAACCATCCCGGCCATCGCCAACATCAAGCCCCTGGCAAAGGCCCTGGGCATTCCCTACGCCCCGGTGGCCATGCCCGTGGTGCTGCCGGCAAAAGTACACCTGAATTTCGGAGCCCCCATGTACTTTGACGACTTGGAAATTCCCGAAGAACAGGTCACCGAACGAGTGGAGATGGTCAAGGCGGAAATCAGCCGGCTGATCGACAAGGGACTGAGCGAACGAAAAAGGCTTTTCTGA
- a CDS encoding D-hexose-6-phosphate mutarotase, which produces MSESSNRPPLSLSPGQWSFTRWKTIGQLEALEVHHPLFQATLFIQGAHLTNFKPQNESDWLWMSPTARYEPGRAIRGGIPVCWPWFGDPARNAPEVRKRIKTEKAHGFARTALWKLEDVRENAHEVEISLSLDANEDFSDAWIGHALALLTFSFSIRGCQLALTTTNLGNDPLAFTQALHTYFPTSDLARTRVLGLGNSQYIDTLDNWEYRNQEGPVYFEGETDRIYESGEPMTIVTPRTGRKLSAVGSDSTVVWNPGPAKAATLSDFPDTAWQSMLCVETANAASDYRVLNKGQSHTLGVFIGRKS; this is translated from the coding sequence ATGTCAGAAAGCAGTAACAGGCCACCGCTCTCACTTTCTCCGGGCCAATGGTCCTTCACGCGCTGGAAAACCATCGGGCAACTGGAAGCCCTTGAGGTACACCACCCTTTGTTCCAGGCCACACTGTTTATTCAGGGCGCCCACCTGACAAACTTCAAGCCCCAGAACGAATCTGACTGGCTGTGGATGAGCCCAACCGCCCGATACGAACCTGGCCGCGCTATCCGTGGTGGCATTCCGGTGTGTTGGCCCTGGTTTGGCGATCCAGCCCGCAACGCGCCGGAAGTGCGAAAACGGATCAAAACCGAGAAAGCCCACGGGTTCGCCCGCACCGCACTCTGGAAACTGGAGGATGTCCGGGAAAACGCCCACGAAGTGGAAATCAGCCTGTCCCTGGATGCCAATGAGGATTTCAGCGATGCCTGGATCGGCCATGCGCTCGCCCTGCTCACGTTCAGCTTTTCCATCAGGGGTTGCCAACTGGCGCTGACCACTACGAATCTGGGGAACGACCCGCTCGCTTTTACCCAAGCGCTCCATACCTATTTCCCCACCAGCGACCTAGCCCGAACCCGGGTCCTGGGCCTTGGCAACAGCCAATACATCGACACCCTGGATAACTGGGAATATCGCAACCAGGAAGGCCCTGTGTATTTTGAGGGCGAAACCGACCGGATCTACGAAAGCGGCGAACCCATGACCATTGTGACACCCCGAACTGGCCGCAAGCTCTCAGCCGTTGGCAGCGACTCCACCGTGGTCTGGAACCCCGGTCCGGCCAAGGCGGCCACGCTTTCGGATTTTCCCGATACGGCCTGGCAGTCCATGCTGTGTGTCGAAACCGCCAATGCGGCGAGCGATTATCGGGTGCTCAATAAAGGGCAAAGCCACACATTAGGCGTTTTCATCGGAAGGAAATCATGA
- a CDS encoding 2OG-Fe(II) oxygenase, whose translation METPVIIPIHDLLITPLHSAQDAVAGSDVQSMDLAPDQREPLSEDWLDELASGLSEHGWMSLDVRSRLGTNLLAALKQEVQILDRTDAMKKAGIGRGNDLVRDRSVRRDKIAWLQGVTAPQAALFEFFESIRQGLNQRLFLGLKRFETHYATYHSGDFYKQHLDSFRGRASRVVSVVLYLNEDWQAADGGALQVFNRDNDHEVCGTVLPESGRMAVFMSEEIPHEVLPANRTRYSLACWFRQDEVPLPL comes from the coding sequence ATGGAAACGCCGGTAATTATCCCGATCCATGACCTCCTGATCACGCCTTTGCATAGCGCCCAAGATGCTGTAGCAGGCAGCGATGTTCAGTCGATGGACCTTGCGCCGGATCAACGCGAGCCGTTGTCTGAGGACTGGCTGGATGAACTGGCTTCGGGGTTGAGCGAGCACGGCTGGATGTCGCTGGACGTGCGGTCACGGCTGGGAACCAATCTGCTGGCGGCGCTGAAACAGGAAGTGCAGATTCTGGATCGTACCGATGCCATGAAAAAAGCCGGCATCGGACGCGGCAATGATCTGGTGCGTGACCGCTCGGTACGCCGGGACAAGATCGCCTGGCTGCAAGGCGTTACTGCACCCCAGGCGGCGTTGTTCGAGTTTTTCGAGTCGATTCGCCAGGGCCTGAACCAGAGGCTGTTTTTGGGCCTTAAGCGGTTCGAGACCCACTATGCCACCTACCACTCCGGTGATTTCTACAAACAGCACCTGGACAGCTTTCGGGGCAGGGCGTCCCGGGTGGTCAGTGTGGTGCTGTATCTGAACGAAGACTGGCAGGCAGCCGACGGCGGAGCGCTTCAGGTGTTCAATCGCGACAACGACCATGAAGTGTGCGGAACCGTGTTGCCCGAGTCGGGGCGAATGGCTGTGTTTATGAGCGAAGAGATTCCTCACGAGGTGTTGCCGGCAAACCGCACCCGTTACAGTCTGGCCTGCTGGTTCCGACAGGATGAGGTGCCGCTGCCTTTGTAA